The Trypanosoma brucei brucei TREU927 chromosome 9, whole genome shotgun sequence genome includes a window with the following:
- a CDS encoding 60S ribosomal protein L5, putative, with protein sequence MTFVKVVKNKAYYKRFQVKYRRRREGKTDYHARRRMVLQDKTKFGTPKYRLVVRITNRDVIAQIVHAKVVGDEVVMAAYSHELPLFGIEHGLTNYAAAYATGLLVARRMLAKLGLAEKFVGVKEVDGSYAAVRTKDDDQGDDESRFPFKAILDVGLARTTTGARVFGVLKGAVDGGLAVPHRPNRFPGYNKESDALNAKVHRDRIFGRHVADYLKQVREEASSNPDEKTCQFSKFIAAKVSPDDMEGMYKRAHAAIRADPTKRRAKKERPAEAKPKKYNTVKLTGAEKKAAAKAKVAAVIERIRDRAK encoded by the coding sequence ATGACATTCGTTAAGGTTGTGAAGAACAAGGCGTACTACAAGCGGTTCCAGGTGAAgtaccgccgccgccgcgaGGGGAAGACGGATTACCACGCACGCCGCCGCATGGTGCTGCAGGACAAGACAAAGTTCGGGACCCCGAAGTACCGTTTGGTGGTGCGCATCACGAACCGCGACGTGATTGCCCAGATCGTCCACGCGAAGGTTGTTGGCGACGAGGTTGTAATGGCGGCTTACTCGCACGAACTGCCACTGTTCGGCATCGAGCACGGACTGACAAACTACGCTGCTGCCTATGCCACTGGATTGTTGGTTGCCCGCCGCATGCTGGCGAAACTCGGACTCGCGGAAAAGTTTGTCGGCGTGAAGGAAGTGGATGGTTCATACGCCGCTGTGCGCACGAAGGACGACGACCAGGGCGATGACGAGTCACGCTTCCCCTTCAAGGCGATCCTTGACGTGGGTCTGGCCCGCACAACAACTGGCGCTCGCGTGTTCGGTGTGTTGAAGGGTGCTGTGGATGGTGGCCTCGCCGTACCTCACCGCCCCAATCGGTTCCCCGGTTACAACAAGGAGAGTGATGCGCTCAACGCAAAGGTACACCGCGATCGTATCTTCGGCCGCCACGTTGCGGATTATCTGAAGCAGGTGCGTGAGGAGGCAAGCTCAAACCCCGACGAAAAGACTTGCCAGTTCTCCAAGTTTATCGCGGCAAAGGTTTCGCCCGACGACATGGAGGGCATGTACAAACGTGCGCATGCTGCCATCCGTGCTGACCCAACGAAGCGACGTGCCAAGAAGGAGCGCCCCGCTGAGGCGAAACCGAAGAAGTACAACACGGTGAAGCTAACTGGTGCCGAGAAGAAGGCCGCAGCGAAAGCAAAGGTTGCCGCTGTGATTGAGCGCATCCGTGACCGTGCGAAGTAA
- a CDS encoding cytosolic coat protein, putative encodes MERIASGHRMSMLLLGVGLLCLYGSLLVNGFAFDLPANQKRCFSEEVPSGTELRISYAALPGYAQFVDAYVVGPAGKMYMTTVGQDRGSMVEYITKGGEFTLCLLSRVATGVKQSEGMARSVSVDFRLGSGKNDYANLTGKEKLRPIEVELRVLEDAVRSLHTECLYYREKEAEMRNANESVIAKVAFCAAAIITFFIIFSLWEMWHLKRYFRKKRLID; translated from the coding sequence ATGGAACGGATAGCCTCCGGCCACAGAATGTCGATGCTGTTGTTAGGGGTCGGGCTACTCTGTTTGTATGGCTCCCTTCTGGTGAATGGGTTTGCCTTTGATCTGCCAGCCAATCAAAAACGGTGCTTCTCCGAGGAGGTTCCAAGTGGCACGGAGCTCCGCATCTCCTACGCGGCTTTGCCAGGGTACGCTCAGTTTGTGGATGCGTACGTCGTGGGGCCTGCGGGGAAGATGTACATGACAACCGTCGGCCAGGATCGCGGAAGCATGGTGGAGTACATCACAAAGGGTGGCGAGTTCACTCTTTGCTTGCTCTCTCGCGTAGCCACCGGCGTCAAGCAGTCGGAGGGAATGGCAAGGAGTGTGAGTGTCGACTTTCGACTCGGAAGCGGAAAGAACGATTACGCAAATCTCACCGGCAAGGAGAAGCTACGGCCCATAGAAGTGGAGTTGCGGGTGTTAGAAGATGCAGTGCGCTCCCTCCACACAGAGTGCCTGTACTAtcgggaaaaagaagcagagaTGCGCAATGCAAATGAGTCTGTGATTGCGAAGGTGGCCTTCTGTGCCGCGGCTATCATTActttcttcatcatcttttccTTGTGGGAAATGTGGCACCTTAAGCGATACTTCCGAAAGAAGCGACTTATTGACTAA
- a CDS encoding rRNA processing protein, putative → MPVYDVAVSKSKKRKLSTDGVDPPPVRGEERRRVEKQVETAPADNREGNGNAERLTTVEFSEPAQWVERMALTSTKPLPSDLNADDDPKREEAFIQQALLSVVRGISLLEAGDVPWKRPDDYYAEMFKDDVQMSRIASAMEKSKARIEERAHRRAMKDQKKYGKEVQAEVLRQRAKYKRDMGARISEWRRKRKGNEDLDDILNADETTSGSKGRGAARGVRGGGTTRAPRQKNLRPGGVKRRPGKNARRRR, encoded by the coding sequence ATGCCAGTGTACGATGTGGCCGTCAGTAAgagcaagaaaaggaagctCAGCACTGATGGGGTTGACCCTCCTCCAGTGCGGGGGGAAGAGCGGCGCCGAGTGGAAAAACAGGTTGAGACGGCACCCGCCGACAATagggaaggaaatgggaATGCTGAACGACTCACCACTGTTGAGTTCAGTGAGCCGGCACAATGGGTAGAGAGAATGGCTCTTACGTCGACAAAGCCGTTGCCTTCTGACCTGAACGCCGACGATGACCCGAAACGTGAGGAAGCCTTCATTCAACAGGCATTGCTCTCGGTTGTGCGTGGTATATCGCTACTCGAGGCGGGAGACGTTCCTTGGAAGCGCCCCGACGACTACTATGCCGAAATGTTCAAAGATGACGTGCAGATGAGTCGCATCGCATCTGCAATGGAGAAGTCGAAGGCCCGAATTGAGGAGCGCGCCCACCGGCGTGCTATGAAGGACCAGAAGAAGTATGGCAAAGAGGTCCAGGCGGAGGTTCTTCGCCAACGCGCCAAGTACAAGCGCGACATGGGGGCTCGCATAAGCGAGTGGCGCcgtaaaaggaaaggaaatgaggaCTTGGACGACATTCTCAATGCTGATGAGACGACTAGCGGCtcaaaggggagaggagCTGCGAGAGGGGTACGTGGCGGGGGCACAACTCGGGCCCCTCGGCAGAAGAATCTACGACCAGGAGGTGTGAAGCGTCGTCCTGGTAAGAACGCACGACGGAGGCGCTAA
- a CDS encoding 60S ribosomal protein L5, putative: protein MTFVKVVKNKAYYKRFQVKYRRRREGKTDYHARRRMVLQDKTKFGTPKYRLVVRITNRDVIAQIVHAKVVGDEVVMAAYSHELPLFGIEHGLTNYAAAYATGLLVARRMLAKLGLAEKFVGVKEVDGSYAAVRTKDDDQGDDESRFPFKAILDVGLARTTTGARVFGVLKGAVDGGLAVPHRPNRFPGYNKESDALNAKVHRDRIFGRHVADYLKQVREEASSNPDEKTCQFSKFIAAKVSPDDMEGMYKRAHAAIRADPTKRRAKKERPAEAKPKKYNTVKLTGAEKKAAAKAKVAAVIERIRDRAK, encoded by the coding sequence ATGACATTCGTTAAGGTTGTGAAGAACAAGGCGTACTACAAGCGGTTCCAGGTGAAgtaccgccgccgccgcgaGGGGAAGACGGATTACCACGCACGCCGCCGCATGGTGCTGCAGGACAAGACAAAGTTCGGGACCCCGAAGTACCGTTTGGTGGTGCGCATCACGAACCGCGACGTGATTGCCCAGATCGTCCACGCGAAGGTTGTTGGCGACGAGGTTGTAATGGCGGCTTACTCGCACGAACTGCCACTGTTCGGCATCGAGCACGGACTGACAAACTACGCTGCTGCCTATGCCACTGGATTGTTGGTTGCCCGCCGCATGCTGGCGAAACTCGGACTCGCGGAAAAGTTTGTCGGCGTGAAGGAAGTGGATGGTTCATACGCCGCTGTGCGCACGAAGGACGACGACCAGGGCGATGACGAGTCACGCTTCCCCTTCAAGGCGATCCTTGACGTGGGTCTGGCCCGCACAACAACTGGCGCTCGCGTGTTCGGTGTGTTGAAGGGTGCTGTGGATGGTGGCCTCGCCGTACCTCACCGCCCCAATCGGTTCCCCGGTTACAACAAGGAGAGTGATGCGCTCAACGCAAAGGTACACCGCGATCGTATCTTCGGCCGCCACGTTGCGGATTATCTGAAGCAGGTGCGTGAGGAGGCAAGCTCAAACCCCGACGAAAAGACTTGCCAGTTCTCCAAGTTTATCGCGGCAAAGGTTTCGCCCGACGACATGGAGGGCATGTACAAACGTGCGCACGCTGCCATCCGTGCTGACCCAACGAAGCGACGTGCCAAGAAGGAGCGCCCCGCTGAGGCGAAACCGAAGAAGTACAACACGGTGAAGCTAACTGGTGCCGAGAAGAAGGCCGCAGCGAAAGCAAAGGTTGCCGCTGTGATTGAGCGCATCCGTGACCGTGCGAAGTAA
- a CDS encoding trypanin-related protein, putative (trypanin-related protein: pers. comm. K. Hill, UCLA), producing MPPKKEAAAAKAKGSGKGGKGKKQAPEPPLVDGKPPPDGRQLWLATDALQKAKAMRNYFQLERDRIISFWEISKKQLGELKASCRQRDRDKAEAEERHEVEKKVFKQKIRHLLYEHQLQLAEMTSEAERTLAIREEEYRQKERNAAREIHDGKLLLREQENEHREMTSALIAAHDKAIAEQQLSFERKMKEIHLMFEKKTRDLREEMDQQCREEVGLVEKRKADHIAELREMHERTFKEMKDYYSEITSNNMEMIRTLKDEVYARKRTEAHNERAMMDVAQRNRKLTEPLAKLQRQKRELEQELVNYASDKEKLKAMKAEVQQCEQELRSLSWEHEVLFQRFGKLEEDRDIILKKYNDMLQEIQQKATFRRVLIQSKLELVQTQLEGRDARLTELLRRANIDPDGISEIERRVRDLSIEKDAIIGNLQHLIGHLADKQQALVSAYEKYLKGYGITGSSSTL from the coding sequence ATGCCACCAAAGAaggaagcagcggcagcgaagGCCAAGGGATCAGGAAAGggtgggaaggggaagaagcagGCACCTGAACCTCCATTGGTGGACGGGAAGCCGCCGCCAGATGGACGTCAACTGTGGCTTGCCACCGATGCCCTCCAAAAGGCAAAGGCGATGCGGAACTATTTTCAACTTGAACGGGACCGCATTATATCCTTCTGGGAGATTTCAAAAAAGCAGTTGGGGGAGTTGAAGGCATCCTGTCGTCAACGTGACCGGGACAAGGCGGAGGCCGAGGAGCGACACGAGGTAGAAAAGAAGGTTTTTAAGCAGAAAATTCGGCATCTGCTGTACGAGCACCAGCTGCAACTGGCTGAAATGACAAGTGAGGCCGAACGGACCCTTGCAATTCGTGAGGAGGAATATCggcagaaggaaaggaatgcAGCTAGAGAAATCCATGACGGTAAGTTACTGCTGCGTGAACAAGAAAACGAGCACCGAGAAATGACTTCAGCCCTCATCGCCGCACACGACAAGGCAATTGCAGAGCAGCAGCTTTCGTTTGAGcgcaaaatgaaagaaattcaTCTTATGTTCGAGAAAAAGACGAGAGATTTGCGCGAGGAGATGGATCAACAGTGCCGGGAGGAAGTTGGTCTGGTTGAGAAGCGGAAGGCGGATCACATCGCTGAACTTCGTGAGATGCACGAACGTACATTTAAGGAGATGAAGGACTACTACAGTGAGATCACGTCGAACAACATGGAAATGATTCGCACGTTGAAGGATGAGGTGTATGCCCGAAAGCGAACGGAGGCACACAATGAGCGGGCAATGATGGATGTGGCGCAGCGTAACCGGAAGTTAACAGAACCCCTAGCGAAGTTACAACGGCAGAAGCGGGAACTTGAGCAGGAACTTGTTAATTATGCAAGTGACAAGGAAAAGTTGAAGGCAATGAAGGCCGAGGTGCAGCAGTGTGAGCAGGAGTTGCGGTCGCTTTCGTGGGAACATGAAGTACTGTTTCAGCGCTTTGGCAAGTTAGAAGAGGACCGCGACATCATCCTCAAAAAGTATAATGACATGTTGCAGGAGATCCAGCAAAAAGCAACGTTTAGGCGTGTTCTTATTCAAAGCAAGCTGGAACTTGTGCAAACACAACTAGAGGGGCGTGACGCTCGGCTGACGGAACTGTTGAGAAGGGCCAACATTGATCCTGACGGTATCAGTGAGATTGAGCGCCGTGTTCGTGATTTGTCGATAGAAAAAGATGCGATAATTGGAAATCTTCAGCATCTCATTGGGCATCTAGCCGACAAGCAGCAGGCACTTGTGTCAGCGTACGAGAAGTATTTGAAGGGCTACGGCATCACGGGATCAAGCAGCACCCTGTAG